In Toxoplasma gondii ME49 chromosome X, whole genome shotgun sequence, a single genomic region encodes these proteins:
- the ROP30 gene encoding rhoptry kinase family protein ROP30 (encoded by transcript TGME49_227010~Gene product name based on ToxoDB Community Expert Annotation.), translating to MRDSSRFGRTVFSRIFNVIAHFENMSFFSLLHLHSHQSVENATPSTSPVAEPNANAKDHPPRAGDTGYLLPKPDSGKSSSTHSGWCLSPHRDARDHIFSHSCISSAASVKIPRRTKSTNPVDPNSNPSPSTPPPEGLCAKRSHSEGGSAAARSKAHGWGHRERHASRRHTTQHLNPVKAGQPGAYGADGGTHEKNMREKGEESAPQCRSSRWHLGESQREHSLASVFHSVMVAMKSLPATFQREWSLVRKIYRQSGRVKHAQRLERAREAKLQKFGLSRRASSRKPLPSLVSMQQVVPTAECASALIKEVRRNLEKSMRDFQHASPALSFRRERLFPPGREFVVRSLARNPPFTTMALVAGRLLGGGSEAMVFAAEEIELPEKRDVFIGADDASRETSGEYLPRLLAIKIYLCEANLLDQPVKAAEEAEAVEWLQMAFWRLVPSCVDVLLSRQLGVAAPSWRYEWRTEST from the exons ATGCGTGACTCCTCAAGGTTTGGGAGGACTGTATTTTCTCGTATTTTCAATGTCATCGCACACTTCGAAAATatgtcgtttttttcgcttctgcatcttcacTCCCACCAAAGCGTAGAGAATGCGACGCCATCGACATCGCCAGTCGCGGAGCCTAATGCGAACGCCAAGGATCATCCGCCACGCGCGGGTGACACTGGATATCTGTTGCCCAAGCCAGACTCCGGAAAGTCTTCGTCGACGCACAGTGGTTGGTGTCTCTCACCACATCGAGATGCCCGAGATCACATTTTCTCCCATTCGTGCATCTCTTCAGCTGCGTCGGTGAAAATTCCTCGGCGGACGAAATCTACCAACCCCGTGGATCCCAACTCCAACCCATCGCCCTCGACTCCACCAC CCGAAGGTCTTTGCGCGAAGCGCAGTCATAGCGAAGGAGGTAGCGCAGCAGCTCGGTCGAAGGCACACGGATGGGGCCACCGAGAAAGGCACGCAAGTCGCAGGCACACGACCCAGCACCTGAATCCGGTGAAAGCCGGACAGCCGGGTGCGTATGGCGCTGACGGGGGCACACACGAGAAGaacatgagagagaagggcgaGGAAAGTGCTCCACAGTGCCGGTCGTCGAGGTGGCACCTTGGCGAGTCTCAGAGAGAGCACAGTCTCGCCTCTGTATTCCATTCCGTGATGGTTGCAATGAAGTCTCTGCCGGCGACGTTTCAGCGCGAGTGGAGCCTGGTGCGTAAAATCTACCGGCAAAGTGGGCGAGTGAAGCACGCGCAGAGACTGGAGCGGGCGCGGGAGGCAAAGCTCCAGAAATTCGGACTCTCTCGAAGAGCCAGTTCCAGAAAGCCGCTGCCCTCGCTTGTATCCATGCAGCAGGTGGTCCCGACGGCGGAATGTGCGAGCGCGCTGATCAAAGAGGTCCGTCGCAACTTGGAGAAGAGTATGCGGGATTTCCAGCATGCTTCGCCAGCCCTGAGTTTCCGCAGAGAGCGTCTTTTCCCTCCAGGACGCGAATTCGTCGTGCGGAGTCTCGCGCGAAACCCGCCGTTTACCACTATGGCGCTGGTCGCGGGGCGTCTGCTCGGGGGAGGTTCGGAGGCAATGGTTTTCGCGGCTGAAGAGATCGAGTTGCCGGAGAAGCGTGACGTGTTTATAGGCGCAGACGACGCGTCCAGGGAGACGTCCGGCGAATATCTGCCCCGGCTATTGGCGATAAAGATCTACCTGTGCGAGGCGAACTTGCTCGACCAGCCAGTCAAAGCAgcggaggaggcagaagctgTGGAGTGGCTCCAGATGGCATTCTGGCGTCTCGTTCCGTCTTGCGTGGACGTTCTGCTTTCGCGTCAGCTGGGAGTGGCCGCGCCTTCCTGG CGCTACGAGTGGCGGACCGAATCTACTTGA